From the genome of Papaver somniferum cultivar HN1 chromosome 2, ASM357369v1, whole genome shotgun sequence, one region includes:
- the LOC113350966 gene encoding uncharacterized protein LOC113350966 — MSPPRNWLKINTDGAWDPNSEIGGMGFLIRDSSDLFIYAESKNLICFLTEEVEIYGIREALRAAKRLKMDRIIIEGDAAEVIEKIKRENFLGDQRTYYLYQDIRVLIPSFQSILFNFANRTCSGDAHELPQWDKKNVNQMAWSMPPGWLIPALCGDFRRELPSGL, encoded by the coding sequence ATGAGTCCACCGAGAAACTGGCTAAAGATTAACACTGATGGTGCTTGGGATCCTAATTCTGAAATTGGGGGTATGGGTTTCTTAATTAGAGATTCCTCTGATCTGTTTATATATGCAGAGTCGAAGAATTTAATTTGCTTTTTAACGGAAGAAGTAGAGATATATGGAATTAGAGAGGCATTAAGAGCTGCGAAGAGATTGAAGATGGATCGAATCATCATCGAAGGGGATGCTGCAGAAGTTATTGAGAAAATAAAGAGAGAAAATTTCCTAGGAGACCAAAGAACATATTACTTGTATCAAGATATCAGAGTCTTAATCCCTAGTTTTCAATCAATACTCTTTAACTTTGCTAATCGCACCTGTAGCGGGGATGCCCATGAGTTACCCCAATGGGACAAGAAAAATGTAAACCAAATGGCTTGGTCTATGCCACCAGGTTGGCTCATTCCTGCCCTGTGTGGCGACTTCAGGAGGGAACTACCTAGTGGTCTGTAA
- the LOC113350967 gene encoding nucleolin 1-like, whose protein sequence is MKVVAAASAASPDFKSVNKRGVNKRIKLKKKAADFKKKKKNEWRRLRAWWKRNAEKTQEFSNGNLSSNDPTTPSAPQPTTASAPQVLITEASKTVTARNIPVSIHKSEIIEFFKQAGEVVNACYVKLLKGNRHIEYKGGCHIEFATEEAAKKALELDGQNLCNSEIVVERYGTKTTGASKTLIAKHLSLFITKSDVIKLFKLAGEIIDVRFSSLDNGKFSGRCHIEFATEEGS, encoded by the coding sequence ATGAAAGTTGTAGCAGCTGCCTCTGCTGCTTCACCTGATTTTAAATCAGTAAACAAAAGGGGAGTTAACAAGAGGATAAAGTTGAAAAAGAAGGCAGCAgattttaagaagaagaaaaagaatgagtGGAGGAGACTGAGGGCTTGGTGGAAAAGGAACGCAGAGAAGACCCAAGAGTTTAGCAATGGAAACTTATCTTCTAATGATCCAACGACCCCTTCGGCACCTCAGCCAACGACCGCTTCTGCACCTCAAGTGCTGATCACCGAAGCGTCTAAAACAGTTACTGCCAGGAACATACCAGTTTCTATCCATAAGTCTGAAATAATCGAGTTCTTTAAACAGGCTGGGGAAGTTGTTAATGCTTGCTATGTTAAACTACTCAAGGGAAACCGCCATATTGAGTACAAGGGAGGCTGCCATATTGAGTTTGCAACTGAGGAAGCTGCAAAGAAGGCATTGGAGTTGGATGGCCAAAACTTGTGTAACAGTgaaattgtagttgagcgatatggaACCAAAACCACTGGAGCATCAAAAACACTTATTGCCAAGCACCTATCATTGTTCATTACTAAATCTGATGTGATCAAGTTGTTTAAACTGGCTGGGGAAATTATTGATGTGCGTTTCTCTTCACTTGATAATGGAAAATTCAGTGGACGTTGCCATATTGAGTTTGCAACTGAAGAAGGCAGCTGA